The proteins below are encoded in one region of Syngnathus acus chromosome 2, fSynAcu1.2, whole genome shotgun sequence:
- the LOC119119442 gene encoding macrophage migration inhibitory factor-like isoform X1 → MTLLTHDKKQEGEGIAPPLRLYLISLTGPQSVPFRRNQKRIYKETMPIFVVNTNIAKDDLPADLLSEATKELAIAIGKPTEFIAVHFHADQIIMIGGNEDPCALCSFYTIEKIGCAETKQFSKLLCGLLNKQLGISPDRIYINFVDVGAGNLAWNNTTFD, encoded by the exons ATGACTTTGTTGacacatgacaaaaaacaagaaggagAGGGCATCGCTCCGCCTTTGCGACTTTACCTCATCTCACTTACtggacctcagtcagtcccaTTTCGAAGGAACCAGAAGAGAATATACAAGGAAACCATGCCGATTTTTGTTGTTAACACCAACATTGCCAAAGACGACCTACCGGCAGATCTGCTGTCAGAGGCTACAAAGGAGCTTGCCATAGCCATAGGCAAACCCACAGAG TTCATCGCAGTCCATTTCCACGCGGATCAAATTATAATGATTGGTGGAAACGAAGACCCATGTGCACTCTGTTCCTTTTACACCATTGAAAAGATCGGCTGTGCTGAAACCAAGCAGTTCTCGAAACTGCTGTGTGGACTGCTCAACAAACAGCTAGGCATATCTCCTGACAG GATTTATATTAATTTTGTGGACGTGGGTGCAGGCAATTTGGCCTGGAACAACACTACTTTTGACTGA
- the LOC119119442 gene encoding macrophage migration inhibitory factor-like isoform X2: MTLLTHDKKQEGEGIAPPLRLYLISLTGPQSVPFRRNQKRIYKETMPIFVVNTNIAKDDLPADLLSEATKELAIAIGKPTEFIAVHFHADQIIMIGGNEDPCALCSFYTIEKIGCAETKQFSKLLCGLLNKQLGISPDRQFGLEQHYF; the protein is encoded by the exons ATGACTTTGTTGacacatgacaaaaaacaagaaggagAGGGCATCGCTCCGCCTTTGCGACTTTACCTCATCTCACTTACtggacctcagtcagtcccaTTTCGAAGGAACCAGAAGAGAATATACAAGGAAACCATGCCGATTTTTGTTGTTAACACCAACATTGCCAAAGACGACCTACCGGCAGATCTGCTGTCAGAGGCTACAAAGGAGCTTGCCATAGCCATAGGCAAACCCACAGAG TTCATCGCAGTCCATTTCCACGCGGATCAAATTATAATGATTGGTGGAAACGAAGACCCATGTGCACTCTGTTCCTTTTACACCATTGAAAAGATCGGCTGTGCTGAAACCAAGCAGTTCTCGAAACTGCTGTGTGGACTGCTCAACAAACAGCTAGGCATATCTCCTGACAG GCAATTTGGCCTGGAACAACACTACTTTTGA